The stretch of DNA TCGTATGACTACACAATCTGCTTCGCGTTATGTAGCACGTCACCCTGAAATTTTGCAGGGGGAACCAATTATCGCAGAAACGAGAACTTCCGTTCGTGCGATCGTAGAATTGTGGCGTTTGGGTATTACTCCTGAAGAAATCCCGATGCACTTACCTCATCTGAAATTAGCTCAAGTTTTTGACGCACTAAGCTTTTATTTGGATAACCAGGAAGAAATAAATACTTATATTGAGCGTAATCGAATTCCTGAAGAATTGATTCATCCTGCTGTTAAAGCTGCAATGAAAAAACTGTGAAATTATTTGCAACTATTTATACAGATGAAGATGTTTCTAAGCTTGTAGCTACTTTGCTACGGGCTAGGGGTTTTGATGTGACGACAACGAGCGAACAGGGAATGCTGAGTCAATCGGATAGCCAACAATTAGCTTATGCTACATCTATAGATCGATGTTTGCTCACTCATAATCGTGTGGACTTTGAGCGATTACACTTAGAATATATGACAGAAGGACAGGAACATTCTGGCATTATTCTGATTCCTCAAAAGAGTGCCTATGAAATTGTCCAACGGGTTGCTATTTTGTTAAATACGTTAACGGCTGATGAAATCGCCAATCAGCTTTTATATGTGTAAAGCGATCGCGCTTTGAGGTTGGGGATGGGAGAG from Kamptonema formosum PCC 6407 encodes:
- a CDS encoding DUF433 domain-containing protein, with the translated sequence MTTQSASRYVARHPEILQGEPIIAETRTSVRAIVELWRLGITPEEIPMHLPHLKLAQVFDALSFYLDNQEEINTYIERNRIPEELIHPAVKAAMKKL
- a CDS encoding DUF5615 family PIN-like protein, translating into MKLFATIYTDEDVSKLVATLLRARGFDVTTTSEQGMLSQSDSQQLAYATSIDRCLLTHNRVDFERLHLEYMTEGQEHSGIILIPQKSAYEIVQRVAILLNTLTADEIANQLLYV